Proteins from a genomic interval of Trifolium pratense cultivar HEN17-A07 linkage group LG6, ARS_RC_1.1, whole genome shotgun sequence:
- the LOC123891763 gene encoding protein FAR1-RELATED SEQUENCE 3-like: MVRMPQQELQQAVPQQRIQVLACLRWLIRRYVYQNLNDDQLLKLFPRDLSLHLQTILLRSFQKNRDCWKQDLSSQQDLLSRTSVSYQVTANVPPSFSSAPSSSMSTSLWPRQDGDSLAQMNCGNLGLPTPLVADVNVSGLPACFQSSENLVLEENFPSLKSMTWTMENRGSSPADRVAIISLKLHDYSKSPLGETEVKFQVTRDTLEAMLRSMTYISEQLRAVPTSSRLATKKQKQ, encoded by the exons ATGGTCAGGATGCCGCAGCAGGAACTGCAGCAGGCAGTCCCGCAGCAGAGGATCCAG GTTTTGGCGTGTCTTCGATGGCTTATAAGAAGATATGTTTATCAAAATTTGAACGATGATCAACTTCTCAAATTGTTTCCTCGTGATCTTTCGTTACACTTGCAAACCATTCTTTTACGTTCTTTCCAGAAAAATCGAGATTGTTGGAAGCAAGATTTATCTTCACAACAG GATTTGTTGTCAAGGACAAGTGTTTCTTATCAGGTCACAGCAAATGTCCCCCCATCTTTTTCCTCCGCACCTTCTTCCTCAATGTCAACATCTCTGTGGCCACGTCAAGACGGCGATTCTCTTGCCCAGATGAACTGCGGTAATTTGGGATTACCAACACCACTTGTTGCTGATGTTAATGTCTCGGGGCTGCCTGCATGCTTCCAATCTTCTGAGAACTTGGTTCTTGAG GAAAACTTTCCTTCCCTCAAATCAATGACTTGGACAATGGAGAACCGTGGCTCATCCCCTGCAGATAGAGTAGCAATAATCAGCCTTAAG CTGCATGATTATAGCAAATCTCCATTAGGCGAAACAGAGGTTAAGTTTCAGGTTACAAGGGATACACTTGAGGCTATGCTGAGATCCATGACATACATCAGTGAACAACTAAGGGCT GTGCCGACTTCTTCCCGGCTAGCAACCAAGAAACAAAAGCAGTAA
- the LOC123888102 gene encoding uncharacterized protein LOC123888102 isoform X2: MNQVLTRRELSKVREMGSMIEIGIKIRKVVFISIRGVYRSACNHPFLLGFLGFLLFLYRYFPVLFSVLVSASPVLVCTALLLGTLLSFGQSNVPEFEKEERVTRDISSYQAGFSEGETVVSDRDESYFVRGYSEHRSDVEESGIEEASLAGEKDDRTEEDRGLSYDSALDDEILQENQPENQVKEDVEREFPSIELGKSTEVHDGNLASEVVSSDDEEAIEKQYVMVQKDDDDNFEIENGKVPGGGYTSLKEGDADCSPSSSWKHVEKENSSDEDNSEDSGSSRAESSSPDASMADIIPMLDELHPLLDLDAPQPAHLSRDGSHAASEKSQKSSDDDDDDDDSVESDEDIENHGEADEDGVDEEEEEMVGSKEDESKSAIKWTEDDQKNLTDLGTLELERNRRLENLIARRMARRFMTEKNLIDLDSTDVPSNVAPISVRRNNPFDFPDESYAGMGLPPIPGSAPSILQPRRNPFDIPYDPNEEKPDLKGDSFQQEFTHYNQKEAFFRRHESFNVGPSLFGISRQERHNINWKPVFISERMASEGTSYFQRQSSDVSDSKLSSVPDTESASSGDQDERKFSEQELSPETELVSNVDHISDEADHRSLSSEENESVEMIEAEESNVCRNEDEIVLGGVENPSAMEFYATRELEIDEQFHDGETSLRREPSVEVSSSSRSSQSYQSEVIDDMPGDEPKKTANLQHEDGHLPESRISTQTSVEESRISTQSSVEESSFRHMHSEVEDTRLVEVEPVYDSSPPAAEKLISFSSVSSDSAEEFSKTAVPTVSVDTTVDVADKESEAHNDRLEDNSSGHEKTQSASSELRVEVKNETGSEKSEDIDQHNVTAEELPAVIPNFADQNGPTIAEFPVNPNFSPDIGSEKGVTGSGLIHERDIGNHILADSEMLHQDNVESPDSNYQLASEDTLPNEASRLDNEDMSVSVQGEDDNVLLSSSMEQGNTNIHQDLDKNMVSITSDNQHETDVKSPSDMENHLSSSDKMVDAQSSSDHNENQSSDDIKVEHSQDAGTSKDEIGELHDTLFQTPGIISSVTSEYFDTPELRSPTGEVDLEIYKRRVEVANEDQNEARQNLVPSAEGFMSPDSEEHFNEFEYVNEIDEEFLSELDTVGDFSVGDAGVSHHTDIVHNETRDAQLSSLHEDVKTAEVEQDNDIPVLEERSLEDIDTGFKQLREGDDVSDVILPSTIKDQLVGEESKDHVEVNEARSLEYTDVASGKILKDNQGELPDKLDTEGASVKIEESKVVPAKLNESFDVSTSVEEVSRSSVDKPETVSSSKISQ, encoded by the exons ATGAATCAGGTTTTAACTAGGAGAGAGTTATCAAAAGTGAGGGAGATGGGATCAATGATTGAAATTGGAATCAAAATTAGGAAAGTTGTTTTCATTTCAATCAGAGGGGTTTACAGATCAGCTTGCAATCATCCATTTCTTTTAGGTTTTTTAGGTTTCTTGCTGTTTTTGTACAGATATTttcctgttctgttttctgtTTTGGTTTCTGCATCTCCTGTTTTGGTTTGCACTGCTCTTTTGCTCGGGACCCTTCTTAGTTTTGGTCAGTCAAATGTGCCTGAGTTTGAAAAGGAAGAGAGAGTTACTCGTGACATTTCGTCTTACCAAGCTGGATTTTCGGAGGGTGAAACTGTTGTTTCTGATAGAGATGAGAGCTATTTTGTGAGAGGGTATTCGGAGCATAGGAGTGACGTTGAAGAGAGTGGCATTGAAGAAGCCAGTTTGGCGGGTGAGAAAGATGATAGGACTGAGGAGGATCGTGGTTTGAGTTATGACTCTGCGTTGGATGACGAAATCTTGCAGGAAAATCAACCTGAGAATCAAGTAAAAGAGGATGTGGAAAGGGAATTCCCTAGTATTGAGTTGGGAAAGAGCACAGAAGTTCATGACGGGAACCTCGCATCTGAAGTTGTTTCAAGTGATGATGAGGAAGCTATTGAGAAACAGTATGTCATGGTTCaaaaagatgatgatgataattttgaaattgagaATGGGAAAGTTCCGGGAGGCGGGTATACTTCTCTTAAGGAAGGTGATGCGGATTGTTCGCCCAGTTCATCTTGGAAACATGTGGAGAAGGAGAACAGCTCTGATGAGGACAACTCTGAGGATTCAGGGTCTTCTAGGGCAGAGAGTTCTTCGCCAGATGCTTCCATGGCTGACATCATTCCGATGCTTGATGAGCTCCACCCACTTTTAGACCTAGATGCCCCACAACCTGCTCATTTATCCCGTGATGGTTCTCATGCTGCATCTGAGAAATCTCAGAAAAGTAGTGACGACGACGATGACGATGATGACAGTGTCGAATCAGATGAAGATATTGAAAACCATGGTGAAGCGGACGAGGATGGTGTTGacgaagaggaagaagaaatggTGGGTAGCAAAGAGGATGAAAGTAAATCTGCTATCAAGTGGACAGAGGATGACCAAAAGAATCTTACAGATCTGGGAACTTTGGAGCTTGAAAGGAACCGACGATTGGAAAATCTTATTGCTAGGAGAATGGCAAGGAGATTCATGACCGAAAAGAATCTAATAGACTTAGATAGTACCGATGTTCCCAGTAATGTTGCGCCTATTTCTGTTAGACGCAACAACCCTTTTGATTTCCCTGATGAATCCTATGCGGGCATGGGATTACCACCCATTCCTGGATCCGCTCCATCAATTCTACAGCCTAGACGAAACCCTTTTGACATTCCATATGATCCAAATGAAGAAAAACCTGATCTTAAAGGGGACAGTTTTCAACAAGAGTTCACACATTATAATCAAAAAGAAGCATTTTTTCGGAGGCATGAAAGTTTCAACGTTGGACCATCATTATTTGGGATATCCAGGCAAGAGAGGCATAATATTAATTGGAAGCCTGTCTTTATATCTGAAAGGATGGCTTCGGAAGGTACAAGCTATTTCCAGAGGCAATCTAGTGATGTAAGTGATTCAAAGTTGAGTTCTGTTCCAGATACTGAATCGGCGAGTTCAGGTGATCAGGATGAGAGGAAATTCAGTGAACAAGAGTTGTCTCCAGAGACTGAATTAGTATCTAATGTGGATCACATTTCTGATGAGGCTGATCATAGAAGCCTATCCTCTGAAGAAAATGAATCCGTGGAGATGATAGAGGCTGAGGAGAGCAATGTTTGCCGTAATGAAGATGAAATAGTGCTCGGAGGGGTAGAAAATCCTTCTGCGATGGAATTTTATGCAACAAGAGAGCTTGAAATTGACGAGCAATTCCATGATGGGGAAACAAGTTTGAGAAGAGAACCAAGTGTTGAGGTGAGCAGCAGCAGCAGATCGAGCCAGTCTTATCAATCAGAAGTGATTGACGACATGCCTGGCGACGAACCCAAAAAAACTGCAAATTTGCAGCATGAAGATGGTCACCTCCCAGAATCGAGAATTTCAACCCAAACTTCAGTGGAGGAATCGAGAATTTCAACCCAATCTTCAGTGGAGGAATCAAGCTTCCGGCATATGCATAGTGAGGTGGAAGACACCCGACTAGTAGAAGTAGAACCAGTTTATGATTCTAGTCCACCGGCAGCAGAAAAGCTCATATCTTTTTCTTCTGTGTCTTCTGATTCAGCAGAAGAGTTCTCCAAGACGGCAGTGCCTACTGTTTCAGTCGATACTACTGTTGATGTAGCTGATAAAGAGTCTGAGGCACACAATGACAGACTGGAGGATAATTCTTCTGGTCACGAGAAAACTCAATCAGCCTCTTCCGAACTGCGTGTGGAAGTCAAAAATGAAACGGGGTCCGAGAAATCTGAAGATATAGATCAGCACAATGTTACCGCAGAGGAGTTACCTGCAGTTATACCAAATTTTGCTGATCAAAATGGACCGACAATAGCCGAGTTTCCTGTCAATCCAAACTTTTCTCCGGATATTGGATCAGAAAAGGGTGTAACCGGTTCAGGCTTGATTCATGAACGGGATATAGGAAACCACATACTTGCTGATTCTGAAATGCTTCATCAAGACAATGTAGAGTCTCCAGATTCAAATTATCAACTGGCTTCTGAAGATACACTGCCCAATGAAGCATCTAGATTAGATAATGAAGATATGTCTGTTTCAGTCCAAGGTGAAGATGATAATGTCTTGTTATCAAGTTCCATGGAGCAAGGTAACACCAATATCCATCAAGATTTGGACAAGAATATGGTTTCTATCACTTCTGATAACCAACATGAAACTGATGTCAAGTCTCCCTCCGACATGGAGAATCATCTGTCAagctctgataaaatggtggaTGCACAATCTTCCAGCGATCATAATGAAAACCAG AGTTCTGATGATATTAAGGTAGAACATTCACAGGATGCTGGCACTTCCAAAGATGAAATTGGAGAGTTGCATGACACCTTATTTCAAACTCCTGGTATTATCTCTTCTGTGACTTCTGAATATTTTGACACCCCTGAATTACGTTCACCAACTGGTGAAGTGGATTTGGAAATTTATAAGCGTCGTGTGGAAGTTGCGAATGAAGACCAAAATGAAGCACGCCAAAACTTAGTTCCTTCAGCAGAGGGCTTCATGTCTCCGGACTCTGAAGAACATTTCAATGAATTTGAATATGTTAATGAAATTGACGAGGAATTCTTGTCAGAATTGGATACAGTTGGGGATTTTAGTGTTGGTGATGCTGGTGTATCACATCATACTGACATTGTCCACAATGAAACTAGAGATGCTCAACTTAGTTCACTGCATGAGGATGTAAAGACAGCAGAGGTTGAGCAGGACAATGACATACCAGTTCTTGAAGAAAGATCACTTGAAGATATTGACACAGGTTTTAAGCAACTTCGAGAAGGAGATGATGTTAGTGATGTCATCCTTCCGAGTACAATTAAGGATCAGCTTGTTGGTGAAGAATCTAAAGATCATGTGGAAGTTAATGAAGCCAGATCCCTGGAATATACTGATGTTGCTTCAGGGAAAATCTTGAAAGATAATCAAGGGGAGCTGCCAGATAAATTGGATACAGAAGGTGCTTCAGtcaaaatagaagaaagcaAAGTTGTCCCGGCAAAGTTGAATGAATCCTTTGATGTATCAACCAGTGTTGAAGAAGTGAGCAGATCTTCAGTTGATAAACCGGAAACTGTATCCAGTAGCAAAATCTCACAGTAG
- the LOC123888102 gene encoding uncharacterized protein LOC123888102 isoform X1 — MGSMIEIGIKIRKVVFISIRGVYRSACNHPFLLGFLGFLLFLYRYFPVLFSVLVSASPVLVCTALLLGTLLSFGQSNVPEFEKEERVTRDISSYQAGFSEGETVVSDRDESYFVRGYSEHRSDVEESGIEEASLAGEKDDRTEEDRGLSYDSALDDEILQENQPENQVKEDVEREFPSIELGKSTEVHDGNLASEVVSSDDEEAIEKQYVMVQKDDDDNFEIENGKVPGGGYTSLKEGDADCSPSSSWKHVEKENSSDEDNSEDSGSSRAESSSPDASMADIIPMLDELHPLLDLDAPQPAHLSRDGSHAASEKSQKSSDDDDDDDDSVESDEDIENHGEADEDGVDEEEEEMVGSKEDESKSAIKWTEDDQKNLTDLGTLELERNRRLENLIARRMARRFMTEKNLIDLDSTDVPSNVAPISVRRNNPFDFPDESYAGMGLPPIPGSAPSILQPRRNPFDIPYDPNEEKPDLKGDSFQQEFTHYNQKEAFFRRHESFNVGPSLFGISRQERHNINWKPVFISERMASEGTSYFQRQSSDVSDSKLSSVPDTESASSGDQDERKFSEQELSPETELVSNVDHISDEADHRSLSSEENESVEMIEAEESNVCRNEDEIVLGGVENPSAMEFYATRELEIDEQFHDGETSLRREPSVEVSSSSRSSQSYQSEVIDDMPGDEPKKTANLQHEDGHLPESRISTQTSVEESRISTQSSVEESSFRHMHSEVEDTRLVEVEPVYDSSPPAAEKLISFSSVSSDSAEEFSKTAVPTVSVDTTVDVADKESEAHNDRLEDNSSGHEKTQSASSELRVEVKNETGSEKSEDIDQHNVTAEELPAVIPNFADQNGPTIAEFPVNPNFSPDIGSEKGVTGSGLIHERDIGNHILADSEMLHQDNVESPDSNYQLASEDTLPNEASRLDNEDMSVSVQGEDDNVLLSSSMEQGNTNIHQDLDKNMVSITSDNQHETDVKSPSDMENHLSSSDKMVDAQSSSDHNENQSSDDIKVEHSQDAGTSKDEIGELHDTLFQTPGIISSVTSEYFDTPELRSPTGEVDLEIYKRRVEVANEDQNEARQNLVPSAEGFMSPDSEEHFNEFEYVNEIDEEFLSELDTVGDFSVGDAGVSHHTDIVHNETRDAQLSSLHEDVKTAEVEQDNDIPVLEERSLEDIDTGFKQLREGDDVSDVILPSTIKDQLVGEESKDHVEVNEARSLEYTDVASGKILKDNQGELPDKLDTEGASVKIEESKVVPAKLNESFDVSTSVEEVSRSSVDKPETVSSSKISQ; from the exons ATGGGATCAATGATTGAAATTGGAATCAAAATTAGGAAAGTTGTTTTCATTTCAATCAGAGGGGTTTACAGATCAGCTTGCAATCATCCATTTCTTTTAGGTTTTTTAGGTTTCTTGCTGTTTTTGTACAGATATTttcctgttctgttttctgtTTTGGTTTCTGCATCTCCTGTTTTGGTTTGCACTGCTCTTTTGCTCGGGACCCTTCTTAGTTTTGGTCAGTCAAATGTGCCTGAGTTTGAAAAGGAAGAGAGAGTTACTCGTGACATTTCGTCTTACCAAGCTGGATTTTCGGAGGGTGAAACTGTTGTTTCTGATAGAGATGAGAGCTATTTTGTGAGAGGGTATTCGGAGCATAGGAGTGACGTTGAAGAGAGTGGCATTGAAGAAGCCAGTTTGGCGGGTGAGAAAGATGATAGGACTGAGGAGGATCGTGGTTTGAGTTATGACTCTGCGTTGGATGACGAAATCTTGCAGGAAAATCAACCTGAGAATCAAGTAAAAGAGGATGTGGAAAGGGAATTCCCTAGTATTGAGTTGGGAAAGAGCACAGAAGTTCATGACGGGAACCTCGCATCTGAAGTTGTTTCAAGTGATGATGAGGAAGCTATTGAGAAACAGTATGTCATGGTTCaaaaagatgatgatgataattttgaaattgagaATGGGAAAGTTCCGGGAGGCGGGTATACTTCTCTTAAGGAAGGTGATGCGGATTGTTCGCCCAGTTCATCTTGGAAACATGTGGAGAAGGAGAACAGCTCTGATGAGGACAACTCTGAGGATTCAGGGTCTTCTAGGGCAGAGAGTTCTTCGCCAGATGCTTCCATGGCTGACATCATTCCGATGCTTGATGAGCTCCACCCACTTTTAGACCTAGATGCCCCACAACCTGCTCATTTATCCCGTGATGGTTCTCATGCTGCATCTGAGAAATCTCAGAAAAGTAGTGACGACGACGATGACGATGATGACAGTGTCGAATCAGATGAAGATATTGAAAACCATGGTGAAGCGGACGAGGATGGTGTTGacgaagaggaagaagaaatggTGGGTAGCAAAGAGGATGAAAGTAAATCTGCTATCAAGTGGACAGAGGATGACCAAAAGAATCTTACAGATCTGGGAACTTTGGAGCTTGAAAGGAACCGACGATTGGAAAATCTTATTGCTAGGAGAATGGCAAGGAGATTCATGACCGAAAAGAATCTAATAGACTTAGATAGTACCGATGTTCCCAGTAATGTTGCGCCTATTTCTGTTAGACGCAACAACCCTTTTGATTTCCCTGATGAATCCTATGCGGGCATGGGATTACCACCCATTCCTGGATCCGCTCCATCAATTCTACAGCCTAGACGAAACCCTTTTGACATTCCATATGATCCAAATGAAGAAAAACCTGATCTTAAAGGGGACAGTTTTCAACAAGAGTTCACACATTATAATCAAAAAGAAGCATTTTTTCGGAGGCATGAAAGTTTCAACGTTGGACCATCATTATTTGGGATATCCAGGCAAGAGAGGCATAATATTAATTGGAAGCCTGTCTTTATATCTGAAAGGATGGCTTCGGAAGGTACAAGCTATTTCCAGAGGCAATCTAGTGATGTAAGTGATTCAAAGTTGAGTTCTGTTCCAGATACTGAATCGGCGAGTTCAGGTGATCAGGATGAGAGGAAATTCAGTGAACAAGAGTTGTCTCCAGAGACTGAATTAGTATCTAATGTGGATCACATTTCTGATGAGGCTGATCATAGAAGCCTATCCTCTGAAGAAAATGAATCCGTGGAGATGATAGAGGCTGAGGAGAGCAATGTTTGCCGTAATGAAGATGAAATAGTGCTCGGAGGGGTAGAAAATCCTTCTGCGATGGAATTTTATGCAACAAGAGAGCTTGAAATTGACGAGCAATTCCATGATGGGGAAACAAGTTTGAGAAGAGAACCAAGTGTTGAGGTGAGCAGCAGCAGCAGATCGAGCCAGTCTTATCAATCAGAAGTGATTGACGACATGCCTGGCGACGAACCCAAAAAAACTGCAAATTTGCAGCATGAAGATGGTCACCTCCCAGAATCGAGAATTTCAACCCAAACTTCAGTGGAGGAATCGAGAATTTCAACCCAATCTTCAGTGGAGGAATCAAGCTTCCGGCATATGCATAGTGAGGTGGAAGACACCCGACTAGTAGAAGTAGAACCAGTTTATGATTCTAGTCCACCGGCAGCAGAAAAGCTCATATCTTTTTCTTCTGTGTCTTCTGATTCAGCAGAAGAGTTCTCCAAGACGGCAGTGCCTACTGTTTCAGTCGATACTACTGTTGATGTAGCTGATAAAGAGTCTGAGGCACACAATGACAGACTGGAGGATAATTCTTCTGGTCACGAGAAAACTCAATCAGCCTCTTCCGAACTGCGTGTGGAAGTCAAAAATGAAACGGGGTCCGAGAAATCTGAAGATATAGATCAGCACAATGTTACCGCAGAGGAGTTACCTGCAGTTATACCAAATTTTGCTGATCAAAATGGACCGACAATAGCCGAGTTTCCTGTCAATCCAAACTTTTCTCCGGATATTGGATCAGAAAAGGGTGTAACCGGTTCAGGCTTGATTCATGAACGGGATATAGGAAACCACATACTTGCTGATTCTGAAATGCTTCATCAAGACAATGTAGAGTCTCCAGATTCAAATTATCAACTGGCTTCTGAAGATACACTGCCCAATGAAGCATCTAGATTAGATAATGAAGATATGTCTGTTTCAGTCCAAGGTGAAGATGATAATGTCTTGTTATCAAGTTCCATGGAGCAAGGTAACACCAATATCCATCAAGATTTGGACAAGAATATGGTTTCTATCACTTCTGATAACCAACATGAAACTGATGTCAAGTCTCCCTCCGACATGGAGAATCATCTGTCAagctctgataaaatggtggaTGCACAATCTTCCAGCGATCATAATGAAAACCAG AGTTCTGATGATATTAAGGTAGAACATTCACAGGATGCTGGCACTTCCAAAGATGAAATTGGAGAGTTGCATGACACCTTATTTCAAACTCCTGGTATTATCTCTTCTGTGACTTCTGAATATTTTGACACCCCTGAATTACGTTCACCAACTGGTGAAGTGGATTTGGAAATTTATAAGCGTCGTGTGGAAGTTGCGAATGAAGACCAAAATGAAGCACGCCAAAACTTAGTTCCTTCAGCAGAGGGCTTCATGTCTCCGGACTCTGAAGAACATTTCAATGAATTTGAATATGTTAATGAAATTGACGAGGAATTCTTGTCAGAATTGGATACAGTTGGGGATTTTAGTGTTGGTGATGCTGGTGTATCACATCATACTGACATTGTCCACAATGAAACTAGAGATGCTCAACTTAGTTCACTGCATGAGGATGTAAAGACAGCAGAGGTTGAGCAGGACAATGACATACCAGTTCTTGAAGAAAGATCACTTGAAGATATTGACACAGGTTTTAAGCAACTTCGAGAAGGAGATGATGTTAGTGATGTCATCCTTCCGAGTACAATTAAGGATCAGCTTGTTGGTGAAGAATCTAAAGATCATGTGGAAGTTAATGAAGCCAGATCCCTGGAATATACTGATGTTGCTTCAGGGAAAATCTTGAAAGATAATCAAGGGGAGCTGCCAGATAAATTGGATACAGAAGGTGCTTCAGtcaaaatagaagaaagcaAAGTTGTCCCGGCAAAGTTGAATGAATCCTTTGATGTATCAACCAGTGTTGAAGAAGTGAGCAGATCTTCAGTTGATAAACCGGAAACTGTATCCAGTAGCAAAATCTCACAGTAG